The genomic stretch CACAACTGGCTGGATATGGCGCGCGAACGCATCTCCTTTCAGGGTCTGCCTGCCCGCATCTGCTGGGTGGGTCTGGGCCTGCGCGACAAGCTGGGGTTGGCGTTCAACGAAATGGTGCGCACTGGCGAGCTGTCGGCGCCTGTCGTGATTGGTCGTGACCATCTGGACTCAGGCTCGGTCGCGTCCCCCAACCGCGAGACCGAGGCGATGAAGGACGGGTCGGACGCGGTCAGCGACTGGCCGTTGCTGAACGCGATGCTGAACGTGGCCAGCGGGGCGACATGGGTGTCGCTGCACCACGGGGGCGGCGTCGGCATGGGCTTTTCCCAGCACTCGGGCATGGTGATCTGCTGTGACGGGTCCGAGGACGCGGACCGCCGCATTGCCAACGTGCTGTGGAACGATCCGGCAACCGGCGTCATGCGCCATGCGGATGCAGGATATGACATCGCGCTGGATTGCGCGCGCGAAAACGGGCTGAACCTGCCCGGTATCCTGAAAGGCTGAGGGTGGGGCATGGCAGCGGGGGGCATCCCCGCTGCGACAGGGCTAGAATTCGCGGCGCAGGGCGGTTTCGTCCAGCTGGTCCAATACCTTGATAAAGGTGTCGATCTCGGCCTGTGTCAAACCTTCTGTCATGGCCTCCTGGCGGCGCATCATGATCGGTAGGATCTTTTCCTTAAGCGCCCGCCCCTCGGCGGTGGCGCTTAGCAACTGGCGGCGCTGGTCGCGTTCGTCCTGTACGCTCGCAATCAGTCCCTTGTCCACCAACCCCTTGATCGCGCGGCTGATCTGCGCCTTGTCCAGACGGCTTTCCTTGACGATCTGGCTCATGGTGGCGGTCGACATGCTGCGCAAAATGTACAGAATGCGCCATTCGGTCAGTGTGATATCGCCGTGGCTGGCCAGAACATGCCCTGCCTGGGCATTCAATGCGTTCTGCAACTTCGAGAGACGATAGGTCAGAAACTGACGCAAATCGAATTGGGACAAGATTTTTTCGTCGTCTTTCATCGGTCTGTCATATCCAAGAATGCGTGTTTTCGCTAAGAACTATGTGGCGCCTGAACCCAGAAAGTTAATGTTTGAACGATATGAAGTCCAACCGCTTGTATTGTCAACGTGCGCGCAGCCGTTGTTTTATTGCGTGATTGCAGCCTTTCCCCGTCGGGTTCCGGCACGGACATCCAGGCAATTGTGTTCGACTTCAAGAATAAGTGTTGAAACCGAAGAAGCCTGCAACACATAAGGGCGCATGGACCACGGCGAACTAGAAGACTTGATTTCCCGGTGTGCGCTGCGCGATCGCGCAGCGTTCGAGAGCCTGTTTGATGCCACCTCTGCGAAACTTCTTGCAGTCTGTCTGCGTGTCTTGTCCAACCGAGCCTCAGCAGAGGATGCAATGCAGGACGCTTATATCAAAATCTGGACCCATGCAGGGCGGTATCAGACCACCGGGCACAGCCCGATGACATGGCTGATCACGATTGCACGCAATACTGCAATCGACCGTCTGCGCAAACGCAGGTTCACGACGGATGTGGATGATCCGGCGCTGTCCCTTGCCTCGCCCGACCCCGGTCCCGAACGGCAGGCGATTGCCGCGTCCTCGGCGCGCAGGCTGACGGGCTGTATGGATGAACTCCCCCCCGACCGTGCGGCAGCTGTGCGCGGTGCCTATCTGGACGGACGCAGCTATGCCGAGCTGGCCGAAGAATTCAAACAACCGCTGAACACCATGCGTACCTGGCTGCGTCGGGGGTTGATCGCGCTGCGCGAGTGTATGTCCGATGGCTGATACAACACTCACAGAAGACGACCGCGCACTGGCTGCTGAATACGCGCTGAGACTGCTGGAAGATCAAGAAGCAGAAGACGCCGAACGCCGTGTGCGCAGCGATGCGGCTTTCGCGGCAGAAGTCGTCGCATGGCAGCGCAACCTTTCGGCGCTTGCGGATGCGCTGGATCCGGTGCAGCCATCGGCTGCCGCCCGCCGTGCATTGATGACGCGTGTCTTTGGCCCGAAACCTGCCAGCGCGCTGCGCTGGCTGCGCCCACCGGTCTGGATCGGTCTGACGACCGCCGCCCTGATTGCCGCGGCCCTGTTCACATATCTGCCCGAGCGTTTGCAACCCACCGGACCCGTCTACACCGCGCAGCTGGCGCCCGAGCAGCGTGACTTTGTGCTGACGGCAACGCTGTCGCCCCAGACCGGTCTGCTGAACCTTGTGCGCAGCAGCACCGTAGCCCCGCCTGCGGGACGTGTCACGGAACTGTGGGCCATTGCACCCGATGCGGCACCGGTTTCGCTGGGCGTTCTGCCGCTTGATGGTGAATGGCAGGTTGCCTTGCCGGAAAACCTGCGCGCGGTGGCGGGGGCTCTGACGCTGGCACTGTCCGACGAGCCCGCTGGCGGGTCGCCCACAGGGGCACCCACGGGGGCTGTTCTGGCGGCCGCAGCGGTCGAACAGGCGCTGTAAGAAACCGCTTCGAACGCGCGTTCAGAAAAATTTCAAAAAAAACCGACACCGCGTGAAACTTCATGCGGTGTCTTGCGTGACTCCTGTTACGCAGCGGCCAATATAGCTGCCTTGGTCGATCTGTAACGAGTGAACCGGAAACGTCGGATATTTAACAATTAAGGACGCATACCCTTCGACTGGCCTGATCGACGCCACCGTAGCTGTTGACGTTCAAAATTCGTAGATGTTCTTCCGACAGGGTTGGTTGTCTGCCCCCCATGCAGGCGACCAACCCACCAATACCGGGTTCCTTTTCACCTATCTCCGTCACGAAAGGATCATCTGATGCGACGCCGAAATTTTCTGGTATCCGGCGCTGCGCTGGCCGTTTTGCGACCCGAGGGTGTTTCTGCCGCCGAGGGCAGTTTTGAAATCACCCGTACCGAGGCCGAATGGCGTGCAATGCTGACTGACACCGAATACGCGGTGATGCGCGAGGAAGAGACCGAGCGCCCCTTTACCAGTCCGCTCAACGACGAAAAGCGGGCAGGCGTGTTTCACTGCAAGGGCTGCGATCTGCCACTTTATGATGCCAAGACCAAATTCGACAGCGGCACCGGCTGGCCCAGCTTTTACGACAGCCTGCCCGATGCGATCGAAACCAAGCAAGATCGCAAATTGCTGTTTTATGTGCGTACCGAATGCCACTGCCGCCGATGCGGCAGCCATCTGGGACATATTTTTGATGACGGACCCGAACCAACCGGAAAACGCCATTGCCTCAACGGTGTCAGCCTGACCTTCACGCCGCAGAACGCATGAGCGGATATCGCATCTGGCTTTTTCGCGCGGGGCGCGCCCTTCTGGGTGCGTTCTTTGCCGCAGGGGCTGCGCAGAAAACTGTCGATCCTGTTCCTGCAATGGATTTGCTGCGCGGTCTGGGGCTGCCCGCCGTGCTGGTCTGGCCAGCGATGGTGTTCAACGCTTTGGGTGCTTTTGCGCTGTGGTTTGGTACGCGGCTTGGCATGATGGCGGTGGCGCTGGCGGTGTATTGCATGGTCACATCGGTGTTTCACTTCCGGCCTGACGACCCCTGGCAGATCAGCATCTTCGTCAAGAACTGGGCGATTGCAGGTGGCCTGCTGGCTCTGGCCAGCCACCCCGAGGCCCGCTGACAAAACAACCCTTGGCTGTATGATGCGGTGCCGTTAGAACTGCGGTATGCGCGCACCATTCCTGCTGTTTCTTCTCTCCTGTGTCGGTATCGCCGCGGCCGTCCTGCTGCCCGGCTGGTCGGATCTGTTGCTGCTGGCGGGCCCGATGGCGCTGGCAGCGGCACTCCTGTTGCTGCGCCGCCCGCGTGCTGCGCCGAAAAGACGGCCCGCACCGCGTAAAGCGCGAACAGGCCCGCCCGTCATCCTTGACGGATCGAACGTGATGTACTGGAAAACCCAATCGCCCGATCTGGCCCCCGTGCGCGAAGTGGTGAACACCCTGACCGACCGGGGCCTGTCTTCGTCGGTGATTTTCGACGCCAACGCAGGCCATCTGCTCTATGGAAAATATTGGCACGGAACCGACTTTGCCGCTGCACTGAACCTGCCAGACAGCCATGTGCGCGTGGTGGACAAAGGCACGCCCGCCGACCCGTTGATCCTGCAAACCGCCCGCGACCTCAGGGCACCGATCGTCACCAACGACCGTTACCGCGACTGGCTGGACCAGTTCCCGGAGGCGCGTAAACGCGGCCACCTGATCCGTGGCGGCTATCGCAAGGGGCCGCTCTGGCTTGATCTTCCCAAACCGCAGGCATGACCCTTCATCTTGCCAGATAAACTCCGGGGGAGGCGCGCAGCGCCGGGGGCAGAGCCCCGACCCACATCAGCCCGCAAACGGGTCTTCAGGGTACTGCACACCGGCCAGATACAAGCCCTGCGGCGGACACACCGGCCCACAGGCCGCACGGTCCTGCGCCTCAAGCGCGCGGCGCACATCATCCGGTGCCCAGCCGCCGCTGCCGACCCGTTCCAGCGTGCCGACAAAGCTGCGCACCTGATTGTGCAGGAACGACCGCGCCCGCACGGTGAACTGCACCTCGGGGCCCCAATCGGTCCCGACGCGCACAATATCCAGCGCGTCCAGCGTTTTGACCGGACTTTCCGCCTGACAGATCGACGACCGGAAGGTTGTGAAATCATGCAAGCCCAGCAAATGCGCCGCGCCTGCGCGCATCGCCTCTACGTCCAGTTCACGGTTCACGCGCCACACCAGCCCGTCCTGATGGGTTGCAGGCGCGCGGCGCATCAGCAGGCGGAACAGGTACTTCCGCTCAAGCGCCGAAAACCGCGCGTGCCAGTCGTCCGCGACCTGCGCGCAATCCACAATCGCCACCGGCGCGGGTTTCAGGTGATAGTTGATCGCCTCGGACAGACGAAACGGATCCCAGTCCTTGTCCATGTCGCAATGGGCCACCTGAGCCAGCGCATGCACGCCCGCATCGGTCCGCCCGGCGGCGGCGATGGTGTGCGCGCGCGGTTCCAGTTTCGCCAGCGCAGCCTCGATGGCACCCTGAACCGACGGCTGGTCCGGTTGCCGCTGCCATCCGACGAATGGCGCACCATGATATTCGACTTTCAACGCATAACGGGGCATGGCGCATGCCCTAGCGCCACGCAGCCCCACTGGCAAGCCTGTGGTGGACACCCTATGTTCATCTCAACAACATGCGTCACCTTTCAGGGTGATCGGGCAGAACAAGGGGACCCTGTGGTCATATCAGCAATAGCCGACAGTCTGGTACGCGGCGTCGAAAGCGTGCAGGACACGGTGTCCGAAACACTTTTTGAACCCGTGGTGCGCCTTGGGGTCACAGGCCTTGCGCGCTCGGGCAAGACGGTGTTCATCACCTCGCTGGTCGCCAACCTTCTGGACCGGGGCCGTATGCCGCATCTTCTGGCCGCATCCGAGGGACGGATCGAGGCAGCATTCCTGCAACCCCAGCCCGACGACACGGTCCCGCGATTCGACTACGAAAGCCATCTTGGCGCGCTCACGGCCGATCCTGCCCACTGGCCCGACAGCACCCGCCATGTTTCCGAACTGCGGGTCAGTCTGCGGGTGCGCCCCAAGGGGCTGCTTGCGGGGCTCAAGGGGCCGCGCACGGTGCATATCGACATTGTCGACTATCCCGGCGAATGGCTGCTGGATCTGACATTGCTGGACAAGTCATACAGCGAATGGTCGGCGGCCACGCTGGCATCCATCGCCAGCCGCGAAGAGGCATCCGGATACCGCGCCAAGGTGGCGCAGGTGGACGGGGCAGCCAGGCTGGACGAGCCGGTGGCCCAGGACCTTGCCGCAGGCTTTGCCGCCTATTTGCAAGACGCGCGCCGCGCGGGCTACTCGGACTGTGCGCCGGGTCGCTTTCTGCTGCCCGGTGATCTGGCGGGCTCTCCGGTGCTGACCTTTGCGCCGCTGCCCGCTGGCGCCGCCCCGCGCGGGTCGCTGCTGCGCGAAATGGACCGCCGTTACGAGGCGTATAAGGCGCAAGTGGTCAAACCCTTCTTTCGCGACCATTTCGCCCGCATCGACCGACAGGTGGTGCTGGTCGACGCCTTGGGGGCGATCCACAACGGCCCCGCAGCGCTTGAGGATTTGCGCGGCGCGCTCACCGACATCCTGTCGGCCTTTCGCCCCGGCCGGAATGCCTTCCTGACGCGGTTGCTGATGGGCAAACGGGTCGAGAAGATCCTGTTTGCCGCGACCAAGGCCGACCATTTGCACCACAGCCAGCACGCAGAGCTGACCGCGATCATGCAGGCGCTGGTGCGCGATGCCACCGACAAGGCGCGCTTTGCCGGCGCAGACACGCAATCGCT from Pseudosulfitobacter sp. DSM 107133 encodes the following:
- a CDS encoding MarR family transcriptional regulator gives rise to the protein MKDDEKILSQFDLRQFLTYRLSKLQNALNAQAGHVLASHGDITLTEWRILYILRSMSTATMSQIVKESRLDKAQISRAIKGLVDKGLIASVQDERDQRRQLLSATAEGRALKEKILPIMMRRQEAMTEGLTQAEIDTFIKVLDQLDETALRREF
- a CDS encoding sigma-70 family RNA polymerase sigma factor, which gives rise to MDHGELEDLISRCALRDRAAFESLFDATSAKLLAVCLRVLSNRASAEDAMQDAYIKIWTHAGRYQTTGHSPMTWLITIARNTAIDRLRKRRFTTDVDDPALSLASPDPGPERQAIAASSARRLTGCMDELPPDRAAAVRGAYLDGRSYAELAEEFKQPLNTMRTWLRRGLIALRECMSDG
- a CDS encoding anti-sigma factor: MADTTLTEDDRALAAEYALRLLEDQEAEDAERRVRSDAAFAAEVVAWQRNLSALADALDPVQPSAAARRALMTRVFGPKPASALRWLRPPVWIGLTTAALIAAALFTYLPERLQPTGPVYTAQLAPEQRDFVLTATLSPQTGLLNLVRSSTVAPPAGRVTELWAIAPDAAPVSLGVLPLDGEWQVALPENLRAVAGALTLALSDEPAGGSPTGAPTGAVLAAAAVEQAL
- the msrB gene encoding peptide-methionine (R)-S-oxide reductase MsrB, producing MRRRNFLVSGAALAVLRPEGVSAAEGSFEITRTEAEWRAMLTDTEYAVMREEETERPFTSPLNDEKRAGVFHCKGCDLPLYDAKTKFDSGTGWPSFYDSLPDAIETKQDRKLLFYVRTECHCRRCGSHLGHIFDDGPEPTGKRHCLNGVSLTFTPQNA
- a CDS encoding DoxX protein, whose product is MSGYRIWLFRAGRALLGAFFAAGAAQKTVDPVPAMDLLRGLGLPAVLVWPAMVFNALGAFALWFGTRLGMMAVALAVYCMVTSVFHFRPDDPWQISIFVKNWAIAGGLLALASHPEAR
- the truA gene encoding tRNA pseudouridine(38-40) synthase TruA, which translates into the protein MPRYALKVEYHGAPFVGWQRQPDQPSVQGAIEAALAKLEPRAHTIAAAGRTDAGVHALAQVAHCDMDKDWDPFRLSEAINYHLKPAPVAIVDCAQVADDWHARFSALERKYLFRLLMRRAPATHQDGLVWRVNRELDVEAMRAGAAHLLGLHDFTTFRSSICQAESPVKTLDALDIVRVGTDWGPEVQFTVRARSFLHNQVRSFVGTLERVGSGGWAPDDVRRALEAQDRAACGPVCPPQGLYLAGVQYPEDPFAG
- a CDS encoding YcjX family protein, which encodes MVISAIADSLVRGVESVQDTVSETLFEPVVRLGVTGLARSGKTVFITSLVANLLDRGRMPHLLAASEGRIEAAFLQPQPDDTVPRFDYESHLGALTADPAHWPDSTRHVSELRVSLRVRPKGLLAGLKGPRTVHIDIVDYPGEWLLDLTLLDKSYSEWSAATLASIASREEASGYRAKVAQVDGAARLDEPVAQDLAAGFAAYLQDARRAGYSDCAPGRFLLPGDLAGSPVLTFAPLPAGAAPRGSLLREMDRRYEAYKAQVVKPFFRDHFARIDRQVVLVDALGAIHNGPAALEDLRGALTDILSAFRPGRNAFLTRLLMGKRVEKILFAATKADHLHHSQHAELTAIMQALVRDATDKARFAGADTQSLAIASLRATTETDMPHDGETLGMVQGKLLDTGKQAAFFPGHLPSDPSHLLNPQRGENWLAGDYQVMRFAPATLTLRPGDGPPHIRLDRAAQFLIGDKL